In the genome of Burkholderia diffusa, one region contains:
- a CDS encoding isoprenylcysteine carboxylmethyltransferase family protein, which translates to MNSTLDGIAAVQDRPPRSATPFRAGLLGIAAGLFALWITRDQPNLDAAARAVIASLAIIGTIALHEILISRVYLRPSAGLSRQAVRPLGLARVATRLGALTSIYAGIGMIYWLLPEYHGTFYLPFWSLLRSLAPYVIVAAPFYFAWMDRHQRETDDAYLLWGRYVFRREKPASWQPVREMLAGWGVKAFFLPLMTVYLSKDADHLSASLANALHAPMTLATFVFLYDLSFTMDLMFGTVGYLCTFRILDSHVRTVEPTTLGWVAALMCYQPFWSLISNNYIRYEGSLFWDNWLLSAPTLRVIWGAAIILLLMTYALSTISFGLRFSNLTNRGIITSGPYRFTKHPAYITKNLSYWMVSVPFVEPLGWQVGLMHCAGLVAVNLIYYTRAKTEERHLMRDPDYRAYAEWIAQHGLFARIRHAFGGRQAG; encoded by the coding sequence ATGAATTCCACGCTCGACGGCATCGCCGCGGTCCAGGACCGCCCGCCCCGTTCCGCCACGCCATTCCGCGCCGGCCTGCTCGGCATCGCGGCCGGTCTCTTCGCGCTGTGGATCACGCGCGACCAGCCGAACCTCGACGCGGCCGCGCGCGCAGTCATCGCAAGCCTTGCGATCATCGGCACGATCGCGCTGCACGAAATCCTCATCTCGCGCGTCTACCTGCGCCCGAGCGCGGGCCTGTCGCGACAGGCCGTACGCCCGCTCGGGCTCGCGCGCGTCGCGACGCGGCTCGGCGCGCTGACGTCGATCTACGCCGGCATCGGCATGATCTACTGGCTGCTGCCCGAATATCACGGCACGTTCTATCTGCCGTTCTGGTCGCTGCTGCGCTCGCTCGCGCCTTACGTGATCGTCGCCGCGCCGTTCTACTTCGCATGGATGGATCGCCACCAGCGCGAAACCGACGACGCGTACCTGCTGTGGGGCCGCTACGTGTTTCGCCGCGAGAAGCCCGCGAGCTGGCAGCCCGTGCGCGAGATGCTCGCCGGCTGGGGTGTGAAGGCATTCTTCCTGCCGCTGATGACCGTCTATCTGTCGAAGGACGCCGATCATCTGAGCGCGTCGCTCGCGAACGCGCTGCACGCGCCGATGACGCTCGCGACCTTCGTGTTCCTGTACGACCTGTCGTTCACGATGGACCTGATGTTCGGCACCGTCGGCTATCTGTGCACGTTCCGCATCCTCGACAGCCACGTGCGCACCGTCGAGCCGACCACGCTCGGCTGGGTCGCCGCGCTGATGTGCTACCAGCCGTTCTGGTCGCTGATCTCGAACAATTACATCCGCTACGAAGGCTCGCTGTTCTGGGACAACTGGCTGTTGTCCGCGCCGACGCTGCGCGTGATCTGGGGCGCGGCGATCATCCTGCTGCTGATGACCTATGCGCTGTCGACGATCTCGTTCGGACTCCGTTTCTCGAACCTCACGAACCGCGGGATCATCACGTCCGGCCCGTATCGTTTCACGAAGCATCCGGCGTACATCACGAAGAACCTGTCGTACTGGATGGTCTCGGTGCCGTTCGTCGAGCCGCTCGGCTGGCAGGTCGGACTGATGCACTGCGCAGGGCTCGTCGCAGTCAATCTGATCTACTACACGCGAGCGAAGACCGAGGAGCGGCATTTGATGCGCGATCCTGACTATCGTGCGTATGCGGAGTGGATCGCGCAGCATGGGCTGTTCGCGCGAATCAGGCACGCGTTCGGGGGGCGGCAGGCGGGGTGA
- a CDS encoding OmpA family protein: MHDEIDDGASSAPVWPAFADLMSVLLGAFVLILVGVIGMQLQLTSKLEEAVRARQQEAQQRKSLEEALAGPLAAGRVTLVNGRIGISGNVLFALNSDQLQPEGRDLLKTLAAPLAAYLKTRDEILMISGFADDQQVRAGNRQFADNWELSAKRALTVTRALIDAGVPAPSVFAAAFGSEQPVSSNADDEGRAKNRRVEIAPVPRKSASNGGKAK; encoded by the coding sequence ATGCACGACGAAATCGACGACGGCGCATCTTCCGCGCCGGTGTGGCCCGCGTTCGCCGACCTGATGTCGGTGCTGCTCGGCGCATTCGTGCTGATCCTCGTCGGCGTGATCGGCATGCAGCTGCAGCTCACGTCGAAGCTCGAGGAAGCCGTGCGTGCGCGCCAGCAGGAGGCGCAGCAGCGCAAGTCGCTCGAAGAGGCGCTTGCCGGGCCGCTCGCGGCCGGCCGCGTGACGCTCGTGAACGGCCGCATCGGCATCAGCGGCAACGTGCTGTTCGCGCTGAACTCCGACCAGCTGCAGCCCGAGGGCCGCGATCTGCTGAAGACGCTCGCCGCGCCGCTGGCCGCGTACCTGAAGACTCGCGACGAGATCCTGATGATCAGCGGCTTCGCCGACGACCAGCAGGTGCGCGCCGGCAACCGCCAGTTCGCGGACAACTGGGAACTGTCGGCCAAGCGCGCGCTGACGGTCACGCGTGCGTTGATCGACGCCGGCGTGCCGGCGCCGTCGGTGTTCGCGGCCGCGTTCGGCTCCGAGCAGCCGGTCAGCTCGAATGCGGACGATGAAGGCCGTGCGAAGAACCGCCGCGTGGAGATCGCGCCGGTGCCGCGCAAGAGCGCATCGAACGGAGGGAAGGCGAAGTGA
- a CDS encoding DUF2894 domain-containing protein codes for MTGDATHVRATLDAWREQGADRLDPVRFQRLDALEKRAAALDGDARALLDARLETLLEGFAQIVSRAGETAAASEKAEANAPAPAPARSLLGELVEQLARDAQADRRGIDPDLIDYFRAMWSKVRTEQQYRQSLDQVPRNAGPLNSNSLVHRSLATMRELSPEYLQQFLSYVDALAWLEDLAGGGAQPEKEAPRAKAAKPAKPAKKTTRAKAR; via the coding sequence GTGACGGGCGACGCGACGCACGTGCGCGCGACGCTCGACGCGTGGCGCGAGCAGGGCGCCGACCGGCTCGATCCGGTGCGCTTCCAGCGGCTCGACGCGCTCGAGAAGCGCGCGGCCGCGCTCGACGGCGACGCGCGCGCGTTGCTCGACGCGCGACTCGAGACGCTACTGGAAGGGTTTGCGCAGATCGTCTCGCGAGCCGGTGAAACGGCAGCCGCGAGCGAGAAGGCAGAAGCAAACGCGCCGGCGCCTGCGCCTGCGCGCAGCTTGCTCGGCGAGCTCGTCGAGCAGCTAGCGCGCGACGCGCAGGCCGATCGGCGCGGGATCGATCCCGACCTGATCGACTACTTCCGCGCGATGTGGTCGAAGGTCCGCACCGAACAGCAGTATCGCCAGTCGCTCGACCAGGTGCCGCGCAACGCGGGGCCGCTCAATTCGAATAGCCTCGTGCATCGGTCGCTCGCGACGATGCGCGAGCTGTCGCCGGAATACCTGCAGCAATTCCTGTCGTACGTCGATGCGCTGGCGTGGCTCGAGGATCTCGCCGGCGGCGGTGCTCAGCCCGAGAAGGAAGCGCCGCGCGCGAAGGCCGCGAAGCCGGCGAAACCCGCGAAGAAGACTACACGCGCCAAGGCGCGATAA
- a CDS encoding GNAT family N-acetyltransferase — MIEIRAARYPDDAAVVEAIFREYIASPTVSLAFQDYEPELAALPGKYAAPRGQLLLAWRGERAVGCAAFREIDATTCEMKRVYVRPEARGLNVGRQLVERLLRDAKAAGYARMCLDVLPEFVAARQLYGSLGFTPAPPVAFNPVPGTEFLGRDL; from the coding sequence ATGATCGAGATCCGCGCCGCCCGCTATCCCGACGATGCCGCCGTCGTCGAAGCGATTTTCCGCGAATACATCGCGAGCCCCACCGTCAGCCTCGCGTTCCAGGATTACGAGCCCGAACTCGCCGCGCTGCCGGGCAAATACGCGGCGCCGCGCGGGCAATTGCTGCTCGCGTGGCGCGGCGAGCGCGCGGTCGGCTGCGCGGCGTTTCGCGAAATCGACGCGACGACGTGCGAGATGAAGCGCGTGTACGTGCGTCCCGAAGCACGCGGGCTGAACGTCGGCCGCCAGCTCGTCGAACGGCTGTTGCGCGATGCGAAGGCGGCCGGTTATGCGCGGATGTGCCTCGATGTGCTGCCCGAATTCGTCGCCGCAAGGCAATTGTATGGTTCGCTCGGCTTCACGCCGGCGCCACCCGTTGCGTTCAATCCGGTGCCCGGCACCGAGTTCCTCGGCCGGGATCTGTGA
- a CDS encoding NADPH-dependent FMN reductase, with amino-acid sequence MATEPRTDSERRIEIVALCGSLRAQSYNAALLDAAARVAPRGMRITRFDRLGEFPLFNPDTEYPSPAAVRDLIERLNAADGMLIASPEYAHGVTGVMKNALDWVVGCEAVVYKPVAVLNASPRATHADAALRETLSVMSARIVERASVALPILGSQLDAAGIAAHPPFASALTDALHALRAAIDAPAPGR; translated from the coding sequence ATGGCTACCGAACCCCGAACCGATTCCGAGCGCCGCATCGAAATCGTCGCGCTGTGCGGCAGCCTTCGCGCGCAGTCGTACAACGCGGCGCTGCTGGACGCAGCCGCACGCGTCGCGCCGCGCGGGATGCGCATCACGCGCTTCGATCGTCTCGGCGAATTTCCGCTGTTCAATCCCGATACCGAATATCCGTCGCCGGCCGCGGTACGCGACCTGATCGAGCGGCTGAACGCCGCGGACGGCATGCTGATCGCGAGCCCGGAATACGCGCACGGCGTGACGGGCGTGATGAAGAACGCGCTGGACTGGGTCGTGGGATGCGAAGCCGTGGTGTACAAGCCGGTCGCGGTATTGAACGCGTCGCCGCGCGCGACGCATGCAGACGCGGCGCTGCGGGAAACGCTGTCGGTGATGTCGGCGCGCATCGTCGAGCGCGCGTCGGTCGCGCTGCCGATCCTCGGCAGCCAGCTCGATGCGGCGGGCATCGCCGCGCATCCGCCGTTCGCGTCGGCGCTGACCGACGCGTTGCACGCGCTGCGCGCGGCGATCGACGCACCGGCGCCGGGGCGCTAG
- a CDS encoding collagen-like triple helix repeat-containing protein: protein MQVPGTNPTTATSIGNAVTSLGNGVQSLGNGVAAGLGSIGVSPNPLGPTLTSATGLLTGAGGAVNNLGNAVTSLGTGPLSPLAPATTLVGSLVNTVGTAVNSTASALNTALNSAPVQQLETQLGSVINPITNTLTGGVTTPGATQTLGGATMLGAPLNSLLSTLGSGLGLAGSQIGSATGNPVGTSAGNSVSQLGNTVASAGGLLSSGSSSSGTNPLAPITGLLGTLTGGLGGGSSSSGSGGTSGTSGTSGGPLAPITGLLGTVTGALGGLGSSGTGGTSGTSGTSGTSGSGIGGLLAPVTGLVNALTPLGASLTGTVTTPGGSLTGNLGGALTNGPVGTLTGSLTSPAGALGAVGTASPAGAAGTATTPSGSGAVTAGLTGSSNGGTTAGATNLLAPVTNLLGGLLGATPKK from the coding sequence GTGCAAGTTCCGGGCACGAACCCGACGACGGCCACCAGCATCGGCAACGCCGTCACCAGCCTCGGCAACGGCGTGCAGTCGCTCGGCAACGGCGTTGCGGCCGGCCTCGGCTCGATCGGCGTGTCGCCGAACCCGCTCGGCCCGACGCTCACGTCGGCCACCGGCCTGCTGACCGGCGCCGGCGGCGCGGTCAACAACCTTGGCAACGCGGTGACGAGCCTCGGCACCGGTCCGCTGTCGCCGCTCGCGCCGGCGACGACCCTGGTCGGCAGTCTGGTCAACACGGTCGGCACCGCGGTCAACTCGACCGCATCGGCACTGAATACCGCGCTGAACAGCGCGCCGGTCCAGCAACTCGAAACGCAACTCGGCAGCGTGATCAACCCGATCACGAACACGCTGACCGGCGGCGTCACGACGCCGGGCGCCACGCAAACGCTCGGCGGTGCAACCATGCTCGGCGCCCCGCTCAACAGCCTGCTGAGCACACTCGGCAGCGGCCTCGGCCTCGCCGGTTCGCAGATCGGGAGCGCGACCGGCAACCCGGTCGGCACGAGCGCCGGCAACAGCGTGTCCCAGCTCGGCAACACGGTGGCATCGGCCGGCGGCCTGCTGTCCAGCGGCAGTTCCAGCAGCGGCACCAACCCGCTCGCACCGATTACCGGTCTGCTCGGTACGCTGACGGGCGGACTCGGCGGCGGCAGCAGTTCGAGCGGCTCCGGCGGCACCAGCGGGACGAGCGGCACCAGCGGCGGCCCGCTCGCGCCGATCACGGGCCTCCTCGGCACGGTGACGGGTGCACTCGGCGGCCTCGGTTCGAGCGGTACGGGCGGCACCAGCGGTACGAGCGGCACCAGCGGCACCAGCGGCTCGGGCATCGGCGGCCTGCTTGCACCGGTCACCGGCCTGGTCAACGCGCTGACGCCGCTTGGCGCAAGCCTCACCGGCACGGTCACGACGCCGGGCGGCAGCCTGACCGGCAACCTGGGCGGTGCGCTGACGAACGGTCCGGTCGGCACGCTGACGGGCTCGCTGACGTCGCCGGCCGGCGCGCTCGGCGCGGTCGGCACGGCCAGCCCGGCCGGTGCGGCCGGCACGGCGACGACGCCGTCCGGCAGCGGCGCCGTCACGGCCGGCCTCACGGGCAGCTCGAACGGCGGCACCACGGCTGGCGCGACCAACCTGCTGGCACCCGTGACGAACCTGCTCGGCGGCCTGCTCGGCGCCACGCCGAAGAAGTAA
- a CDS encoding DUF3348 domain-containing protein — protein sequence MVQAPPRPALSGPTLVRLLARLTDADVAESRQTLSDRLSQWLGWTDAITLSSALNASPPGVAAGVRGYDAERDCARVRHDLAQAIAAAHRPRTRRRPGELPPSPADTADFADFRQSCLTLQQEMETAIGQLRGRLRVAVAARSSGMARLATLDAIMERVLGARERSLLSAVPALLGTRFERLRDAERQALADAQAAPDAEGDAPSAAAIVPGTWLDTFRNEMQSILLAELEVRFQTVDGLLAALRTC from the coding sequence ATGGTGCAAGCACCCCCGCGCCCGGCGCTGAGCGGCCCGACGCTCGTCCGGCTGCTCGCGCGCCTGACCGATGCCGACGTCGCGGAATCCCGGCAGACGCTGTCGGACCGCCTGAGCCAGTGGCTCGGCTGGACCGACGCGATCACGCTGTCGTCCGCGCTGAATGCGAGCCCGCCCGGCGTCGCGGCCGGCGTGCGTGGTTACGACGCCGAGCGTGACTGCGCGCGCGTGCGCCACGATCTCGCGCAGGCGATCGCGGCCGCCCATCGCCCCCGCACGCGGCGGCGTCCCGGCGAGCTGCCGCCGTCGCCCGCCGATACGGCCGACTTCGCGGATTTTCGCCAGAGCTGCCTGACGCTCCAGCAGGAAATGGAGACCGCGATCGGCCAGTTGCGCGGCCGCTTGCGGGTCGCGGTCGCCGCGCGCTCGTCCGGGATGGCGCGGCTCGCGACGCTCGACGCGATCATGGAGCGCGTGCTCGGCGCGCGCGAGCGCAGCCTGCTGTCCGCCGTGCCCGCGCTGCTCGGCACGCGCTTCGAGCGGCTGCGCGACGCGGAACGGCAGGCGCTGGCCGACGCGCAAGCGGCGCCCGATGCCGAGGGCGACGCACCGTCCGCCGCGGCGATCGTGCCCGGCACGTGGCTCGACACGTTCCGCAACGAGATGCAAAGCATCCTGCTCGCCGAACTCGAAGTCCGGTTTCAAACGGTAGACGGGCTGCTCGCGGCCCTTCGTACCTGCTAA
- a CDS encoding histone acetyltransferase yields MRIDVQHSQQDIDDELDTLHARLHQPGHRLHGLPAVALGDSGLIVRHREADGEYFLYVEDPSARQLAGYTIFNRLPELPRRADRYLRAPHTRLRGSAQRKGLATTLYRWGLDAGLCLISGARQSVGAAQLWTALAHNYRHGFVDVEGRALRYLGEAVADDVYGALHTRRLLLGNGWTLGDLARATGMIDTLAAARQDVKFPREGREWHHLRRVANARPGARAPMR; encoded by the coding sequence ATGCGTATCGACGTACAGCATTCCCAGCAAGACATCGACGATGAACTCGACACGCTCCACGCGCGTCTGCACCAGCCGGGCCATCGCCTGCACGGCCTGCCGGCCGTCGCGCTCGGCGATTCGGGCCTGATCGTCCGCCATCGCGAGGCCGACGGCGAATACTTCCTTTACGTCGAGGATCCGTCGGCCCGGCAGCTCGCCGGCTACACGATCTTCAACCGGCTCCCCGAACTGCCGCGCCGCGCGGACCGCTACCTGCGCGCGCCGCACACGCGGCTGCGCGGGTCCGCGCAACGCAAGGGGCTCGCGACGACGCTGTATCGATGGGGGCTCGACGCTGGCCTGTGCCTGATCAGCGGCGCACGTCAGTCGGTCGGCGCGGCGCAGCTATGGACCGCGCTCGCGCATAACTACCGGCACGGCTTCGTCGACGTCGAAGGCCGCGCGCTGCGCTATCTCGGCGAAGCCGTCGCGGACGACGTATACGGTGCGCTGCATACGCGCCGGCTGTTGCTCGGCAACGGATGGACACTCGGCGACCTGGCACGCGCAACCGGGATGATCGACACGCTTGCAGCGGCGCGTCAGGACGTGAAGTTTCCGCGGGAAGGACGCGAATGGCATCACCTGCGCCGTGTCGCGAACGCGCGTCCCGGCGCTCGCGCACCGATGCGATAA
- a CDS encoding DUF802 domain-containing protein, translating into MSRIRLDLVVFIAGLLAVCWIGVGYVASNPLATAVTLLIGACYIAGAWELQRYRQATATLSRAVAGLTEPPAKLDTWLDTLPPGLRGAVRARVEGARVALPGPSLTPYLVGLLVLLGMLGTLLGMVVTLKGTGAALESATDLDAIRASLIAPVKGLGFAFGTSIAGVATSAMLGLLSALVRRERLDAGQQLDGKIATTLRVHSSAHQRDESFRLLQRQADVMPALVDRLQTMMATLEARSVALHDRQIESQQAFFDRTERAYAGLASNVGDALKESAAESARVAGAALQPVVAATMTGLAQEMAALRDTVTGAVQRQLDGLTDGFEKTSANVTAVWSRALDEQRRAGDAVAQQLQTTLGQFTDTFAQRSTDLLDGVATRLESTESRLSDAWRDALARQEQVGETLASQHAKALGEAAATFERHSGAALAAMRESHTGLQMQLAARDEERLAAWNASLAAMAAKLGDEWQRAGAHSAGRQQEICDALAQTTRDLAAQASTFEQRSNDLLSTIRDSHSGLQTQLAARDEERLAAWNASLAAMAAKLGDEWQRAGVHSAGRQQEICDALAQTTRDLTAQASKFEQRSNDLLSTIRDSHTGLQTQLAARDEERLAAWNASLAAMAAKLGDEWQRAGVHSAGRQQEICDALAQTTRDLAAQASTFEQRSNDLLSTIRDSHSGLQTQLAARDEERLAAWSDSLAAMAEKLGDEWQRAGVHSAGRQQEICDALAQTTRDLAAQASTFEQRSNDLLSTIRESHASLQTQLAARDEERLSAWNDSLAAMAAALRDEWARTSAQAATRQQDICDTLTRTANDITAQAQVHASDTITEISRLVQAASEAPKAAADVVAELRQRLSDSMVRDTAMLEERSRLLATLETLLGAVNHASTEQRAAIDALVSTSADLLERVGARFNDAVDAETRKLDSVAAQVTAGAVEVASLGDAFGAAVQVFGESNDKLLNHLQRIEAALEKSLARSDEQLEYYVAQAREVIDLSMMSQKQIVEDLQQIAGRRASVGA; encoded by the coding sequence ATGTCCAGAATTCGTCTTGATCTCGTTGTCTTCATCGCCGGCCTGCTCGCAGTGTGCTGGATCGGCGTCGGCTATGTCGCGTCGAACCCGCTCGCGACGGCCGTCACACTGCTGATCGGCGCGTGCTACATCGCCGGTGCGTGGGAGCTGCAGCGCTACCGGCAGGCCACCGCCACGCTGTCGCGCGCGGTGGCCGGGCTGACCGAACCGCCGGCGAAACTCGACACATGGCTCGATACGCTGCCCCCGGGCCTGCGCGGCGCCGTGCGGGCACGCGTCGAAGGCGCGCGCGTCGCGTTGCCGGGCCCGTCGCTCACGCCGTATCTGGTCGGCCTGCTCGTGCTGCTCGGCATGCTCGGCACGCTGCTCGGGATGGTCGTGACGCTGAAGGGCACGGGCGCCGCGCTCGAAAGCGCGACCGACCTGGACGCGATCCGCGCGTCGCTCATCGCGCCGGTGAAGGGTCTCGGCTTCGCGTTCGGCACGTCGATCGCGGGTGTCGCCACGTCCGCGATGCTCGGCCTGCTGTCCGCGCTCGTGCGCCGCGAACGGCTCGACGCGGGCCAGCAGCTCGACGGGAAGATCGCGACGACGCTGCGCGTGCATTCGTCCGCGCATCAGCGCGACGAATCGTTCCGGCTGCTGCAGCGCCAGGCCGACGTGATGCCGGCGCTGGTCGACCGGCTGCAGACGATGATGGCGACGCTCGAGGCGCGCAGCGTCGCGTTGCACGATCGCCAGATCGAAAGCCAGCAGGCGTTCTTCGATCGGACGGAGCGTGCGTACGCGGGCCTGGCATCGAACGTCGGTGATGCGCTGAAGGAAAGCGCCGCCGAGAGTGCGCGCGTGGCCGGTGCCGCGCTGCAGCCGGTCGTCGCGGCGACGATGACGGGGCTCGCGCAGGAGATGGCCGCGCTGCGCGATACCGTGACGGGCGCCGTGCAGCGTCAGCTCGACGGGCTGACCGACGGTTTCGAGAAGACCAGCGCGAATGTGACCGCCGTCTGGAGTCGCGCGCTCGACGAGCAGCGTCGCGCGGGCGATGCCGTGGCGCAGCAGTTGCAGACCACGCTCGGCCAGTTCACCGATACTTTCGCGCAGCGTTCGACGGACCTCCTCGACGGCGTCGCGACGCGCCTCGAATCGACCGAAAGCCGGCTGTCCGACGCGTGGCGCGATGCGCTCGCGCGCCAGGAGCAGGTTGGCGAGACGCTGGCCAGCCAGCATGCGAAGGCGCTCGGCGAAGCCGCTGCGACGTTCGAGCGGCATTCGGGCGCGGCGCTCGCCGCGATGCGCGAATCGCACACGGGGCTGCAGATGCAACTGGCCGCGCGCGATGAAGAGCGTCTGGCGGCGTGGAATGCGTCGCTGGCCGCGATGGCCGCGAAGCTCGGCGACGAGTGGCAGCGCGCGGGTGCGCACAGCGCGGGCCGTCAGCAGGAAATCTGCGACGCGCTCGCCCAAACGACGCGCGATCTCGCGGCACAAGCATCCACGTTCGAACAACGTTCGAACGACCTGCTGTCGACGATTCGCGATTCGCACTCGGGCCTGCAGACGCAACTGGCCGCGCGCGATGAAGAACGTCTGGCGGCATGGAACGCGTCGCTGGCCGCGATGGCCGCGAAGCTCGGCGACGAGTGGCAACGTGCGGGCGTACACAGCGCGGGTCGCCAGCAGGAAATCTGCGACGCACTCGCGCAAACGACGCGCGATCTCACGGCACAAGCGTCCAAGTTCGAACAACGTTCGAACGACCTGCTGTCGACGATTCGCGATTCGCACACGGGCCTGCAGACGCAACTGGCCGCGCGCGACGAAGAACGTCTGGCGGCATGGAACGCGTCGCTGGCCGCGATGGCCGCGAAGCTCGGCGACGAGTGGCAACGTGCGGGCGTGCACAGCGCGGGCCGTCAGCAGGAAATCTGCGACGCGCTCGCCCAAACCACGCGCGATCTCGCGGCACAAGCATCCACGTTCGAACAACGTTCGAACGACCTGCTGTCGACGATTCGCGATTCGCACTCGGGCCTGCAGACGCAACTGGCCGCGCGCGACGAAGAACGTCTGGCGGCATGGAGCGATTCGCTGGCCGCGATGGCGGAAAAGCTCGGCGACGAATGGCAACGTGCGGGCGTGCACAGCGCGGGCCGTCAGCAGGAAATCTGCGACGCGCTCGCCCAAACCACGCGCGATCTCGCGGCACAAGCATCCACGTTCGAACAACGTTCGAACGACCTGCTGTCGACGATTCGCGAATCGCACGCGAGCCTGCAGACACAACTCGCCGCACGCGACGAAGAACGCCTGTCCGCATGGAACGACTCGCTGGCCGCGATGGCCGCCGCGCTGCGTGACGAGTGGGCGCGGACGAGCGCACAGGCCGCGACGCGCCAGCAGGACATCTGCGACACGCTGACCCGCACCGCGAACGACATCACTGCCCAGGCGCAGGTGCATGCGAGCGACACGATCACCGAAATCTCGCGCCTCGTGCAGGCCGCATCCGAGGCGCCGAAGGCCGCGGCCGACGTCGTCGCCGAACTGCGCCAGCGCCTGTCCGACAGCATGGTGCGCGATACCGCGATGCTCGAGGAGCGCAGCCGCCTGCTCGCGACGCTCGAGACGCTGCTCGGCGCGGTCAACCACGCATCGACCGAGCAGCGCGCCGCGATCGACGCACTCGTCAGCACGTCGGCCGACCTGCTCGAGCGCGTCGGTGCGCGCTTCAACGACGCCGTCGATGCCGAAACGCGCAAGCTCGATTCGGTCGCCGCGCAGGTCACGGCGGGGGCGGTCGAAGTCGCGAGCCTCGGCGACGCGTTCGGTGCAGCCGTGCAGGTGTTCGGCGAGTCGAACGACAAGCTGCTGAACCATCTGCAGCGCATCGAGGCCGCGCTCGAGAAGTCGCTCGCGCGCAGCGACGAGCAGCTCGAGTACTACGTCGCGCAGGCGCGCGAGGTGATCGATCTGAGCATGATGTCGCAGAAGCAGATCGTCGAGGACCTGCAGCAGATCGCCGGTCGGCGGGCATCGGTCGGAGCGTAA
- a CDS encoding LysE family translocator — MTASAAVLAILAALWLGAMIPGPSFVLVARNSIGLSRRDGLATALGMGVGGIAFGGVALAGLYTLLQAVEWLYVGLKLAGGAYLIYMASKIWRGADRPIAMDDSHAVAAGSARKSFWTGLTTQLSNPKTAIWYGSIFAALLPQHPPLWCYLALPPLVFGVEFGWYTIVALCFSTRRPRELYLRAKKWVDRVAAGAITLLGLRLILNAPKAGI; from the coding sequence ATGACTGCATCGGCTGCCGTACTCGCCATTCTGGCCGCGCTGTGGCTTGGCGCGATGATTCCGGGCCCGAGTTTCGTGCTGGTCGCCCGCAACTCGATCGGGCTGTCGCGCCGTGACGGGCTGGCGACCGCGCTCGGCATGGGCGTCGGCGGGATCGCGTTCGGCGGCGTCGCACTGGCCGGGCTCTACACGCTGCTGCAGGCGGTCGAATGGCTGTACGTGGGCCTGAAGCTCGCGGGCGGCGCGTACCTGATCTACATGGCGTCGAAGATCTGGCGCGGCGCCGATCGGCCGATCGCGATGGACGATTCGCACGCCGTCGCGGCCGGCAGCGCGCGCAAGTCGTTCTGGACCGGCCTCACGACCCAGCTCAGCAACCCGAAGACGGCAATCTGGTACGGCAGCATCTTTGCGGCGCTATTGCCGCAGCATCCGCCGCTCTGGTGCTATCTGGCGCTGCCGCCGCTCGTGTTCGGCGTCGAATTCGGCTGGTACACGATCGTCGCGCTGTGCTTCTCGACGCGCCGGCCGCGCGAGCTCTATCTGCGCGCGAAGAAGTGGGTCGATCGCGTCGCGGCCGGTGCGATCACGCTGCTCGGCCTGCGGCTGATCCTGAACGCGCCGAAGGCGGGGATCTGA